A stretch of DNA from Micromonospora sp. WMMD1155:
CCGGGACAGCACCGAGAAGGCCTACTCCACCGACGCCAACATCTGGGGCGCCACGCACGAGGCGAAGACCCTGGAGCACCTCGACACCGGCATCGAGACGGTCAACCCGATCATGGGTGTCCGTTTCTGGGACCCGTCGGTGGAGATCCCGACCGAGGACGTCACCGTCGGCTTCGACCAGGGCCGCCCGGTGACGATCAACGGCAAGGAGTTCGGCAGCGCCGTCGACCTGGTGCTGGAGGCCAACGCCATCGGCGGCCGGCACGGCCTGGGCATGTCCGACCAGATCGAGAACCGGATCATCGAGGCCAAGAGCCGGGGCATCTACGAGGCGCCCGGCATGGCGCTGCTGCACTACGCGTACGAGCGGCTGGTCAACGCCATCCACAACGAGGACACCCTGGCCAACTACCACAACGAGGGTCGCCGCCTCGGCCGGCTCATGTACGAGGGCCGCTGGTTGGACCCGCAGGCGCTGATGCTGCGCGAGTCGTTGCAGCGCTGGGTCGGCACCGCCGTCACCGGCGAGGTGACGCTGCGGCTGCGCCGGGGCGAGGACTACTCGATCCTGGACACCACCGGCCCGGCGTTCAGCTACCACCCGGACAAGCTGTCGATGGAGCGTACCGAGGACTCGGCGTTCGGCCCGTCCGACCGGATCGGCCAGCTCACCATGCGCAACCTGGACATCGCCGACTCGCGGGCGAAGCTGGAGCAGTACGCCTCCCTGGGCATGGTCGGCGGCGGTGCGGCCCCGCAGCGGGTGATCGGCGCCGCCCAGGCCGCCTCGACCGGGCTGATCGGTGCGATGCCGGAGGGCGGCGCGGAAGCCATCGCCTCCCGGGGGGTCGCCTCGGCCGAGGACGCGGCGCTCGACCGCGCCGCGATGGAGTTCGGCGTCGACTGAGCCCGTCCCACCACGCCGCCACGCCGGGGCAGCCCAGGCCGCCGCCCCGGCTCGCGCCGCCGGCCGCTGTTCGAGATCCGGCGTCACAGACGGTACCGTGGCGGCCGTGTTTCCTACCGTCCGTGAGGTCCTCGCCCTGGACCCCGTCCGCCACGGCGCACCGCGCGTGGTCGCCGGAGACGCGGGGCTGGACCGGCCGGTCCGGTGGATACACATCGCCGAGGTGCCGGACATCGCCACCCTGCTCGGCGGCGGCGAGCTGGTGCTCACCACCGGCATCGGTCTCCCCGGCGACGACGCGGGCCTGCGCGCGTTCATCGGCGACCTCGCGGACGTCGGCGTCTCCGGGCTCGTCGTCGAGCTGGGCCGCCGCTACCTCAGCGGGGTGCCCCGGGTGATGGTCGCCGCCGCCGAACGACGGGGCCTGCCCCTGGTGGAGCTGCGCCGGGCCACCCCGTTCGTGCGGATCACCGAGGCGGTGCACGCGCTGATCGTCGACGCGCAGCTCACCGAGCTGCGGGCCACCGAGGAGATCCACCAGCGCTTCAACGACCTGTCCGTCGAGGGTGCCGACGCCGCCGAGGTCATCCGGCAGGCCGCCGAGCTGTCCGGCTGCCCGGTGGTCCTGGAGAACCTGTCCCGGCAGGTGCTCGGGTACGACCCGGCGGGCGAGAACGCCGAACTGCTGCTCGACGGCTGGGAGCAACACTCCCGGCGGATCCGGCTGACCGGGCGCACCGCGTACGACAGGGACAGCGGTTGGCTGGTCACCGCCGTCGGGGCGCGAGGTCAGGACTGGGGGCGGCTGCTGCTGCGATGGCCGGCCAGCGGCGACGAACCCAGCGACGATCCACCGACGCGGCTCACCATCCTCATCGAACGGGCCGCGTCCACCCTCGCGCTGGGCCGGCTGATCCGTCGCGACGCCGAGGGGCTGGAACGGCAGATCCACCGCACCCTGCTCACCGCGCTGCTCGACCACTCCCGGCCGGTGGACGAGGTCGCACTGCGCGCCAAGGCGCTCGGGGTGGTGCTCGACCGCCGACACCTGGTCGGCGTGATGGTCCGGCACCGGTCCGAGGACCCGGTCGGGGAGAACGGCCCGGAGGCCGGTCAGGCCCGGCTGCGGGACCTGTCCGAGGCGGTCGGTCAGGCGCTTCGGGAGGCGAAGCTGACCGCGCTGACCAGCGCCGTCGACGACAACTCGGTGGGCGCGCTGCTGGCCCTGACCGACCCGGCCGCCGAGGACCGCGCGCTGTCCGCGTTCGCGACCGCACTTCGCCGGGTACGCCTCGACTCCGGCGCGACCCGGGCGACACCGGGAGTCGAGGCGTCCCGGGGTGTCGGGGCGGGCGCGGTGATCGTGGCCGCCGGATCCGGGGTGGCGACTCCCCGGGAGGCCCGACGCTCGCTGGTCGAGGCACGGCAGATCGCCGAGGCGGCTCGCCGGGACCGGCGGGACCTGCCGATCTTCCGGCTGCCGCACGTCGGGCTGGCCGGGCTGCTGCACCTGCTGCGCGACGAGCCCCGACTGCAGACCTTCGTGGAACGCGAACTCGGCGCACTGCTGGAGTACGACGCCCGGCACCCCCGGGAGCAGTTGCTGGACACGCTGCGCGCGTACCTCGAACAGGGTCGCAACAAGACCGCGGGCGCCGCCGCCGCCCACCTGTCCCGGCCCGCGTTCTACGAACGCCTGGCCCGCATCGCCCGCATTCTCGACGTGGACCTGGATTCGGTAGAGGCCAGCCTCTCCCTACACGTGGCCCTCCTGGCCCTGGAAGCAGTCCGAACCCCCTAACATCCGACCCCGCGCGCGCCTCCGTCCCGGCGCCCTCTCGTGTTGATCAAGAGGTTTGCGTCAGGAATCGCGCCGTTCGTGACGCAAACCTCTTGATCACCGAGGTGGGGCCCGGGTGGGGCCGGGGGTTGGGGTGTGGGGGTGGGGTTAGAGGTTCAGGGTTTTTGCGTAGGTTGGGGGGATGTGGTTCGGGCCGCCGGGGGTGAAGACGTCCGTTGACGCCACCGCGGACCAGGCTGTCGCGGGGACCGCGTCGACCAGGGCTCGGATCACCGGGGCGTCGCGCCACTGGTCCTGCTCGGCGAGCAGGCCGAGCGCCACCACCGACTCCTCGACCTCACCCACGCACTCGAACGGCTTGTGCCCGTCCACACCCAGCAGCTCCCGGTAACCGGGGATCTGCTCCGGGTCGGCGAGCAGGTCACCGCCGAAGATGTGCGTGACCCGCTCCCGGGACATGAACGGCGCCATGGCCAGGAAGACGAACCGGCACTTCGGGCAGTCGCGGCACCAGCGCTCGCTCGGGTCGTGCAGCTTGAACGCGGCGTTGCAACTGGTCACCACGTCGTCGTACCGGGTGATCTCGGCGAACAGCCGGGCGATGTGCAGCTCCGACAGCGACCGCAGCAGCGAGAAGTACGGGTCGGTCAGGCCGGCGTGCTCGGCCAACGCCGCGCGCAGCAACCCCTCCGCCTCGACACCCTTGGACCACTGGTGGTTGATCTCGTGGCCGTCCCAGACCAGGTTCGGGTCGGACGCCGAACGCTCGTTGGACATCACCACCGGGCCCAGCCCGTGCAGCACGGCGGTGGCCACCGCGATCAGCGAGTTGATCGCCGTGACCGGGATGTGCCCGTTCAGGGCGCCGGCCTTGTTCAGGTCGAACAACACCGGGTCGATCCGCCGCCGGGCCGTCAGCGGGGTCAGCCCGGACGCCTCGTTGACCGCCACGATCACGTGGTTCGGGTTGACCGAGAACGGCACCGGGTCCAGCTCGGCGCGACGAAGCGCCTCCAGGCTGACGATCGAGTCCTTGCCACCACCGACCGCCGAGAGCGGGCGACGGTCGGAGTCGTCGTACACCCGGGGGGAGTCCGGCGAGCCGGCCGGCACCTCCGGGCGCAGCTGGAGCACGTGCGGCAGCTGGTTGCGGTACGCGTACTCCGCGAGGCCCTTGGTGTAGACGGCCGTGACGTAGTCGACGACGGCCGCACCCAGCGGCGTCGGCAGCACCAGCCGGGGCGGCGCGGCCGCCTTGTAGTAGCTGACGCCGGCGACGAGGTGCAGCACCTCCAACACCCGGTTGAGAGTCGCCACCGTGTCGTCCGAGGGCGGCTCCGCCGGCAGCGGAAGGGTGATCACCTCGGTGAATCGCTGCTCACCGGCTGGGCCGGTCAGGGCGTAGTCGAACAACACCTCGCCAGTGGCGAAGTCGATCGAGTAGGACGGGAAGGTGAAGGCGTCCATCCGCCGCAGTTGTCCGTTAGGCACAGGTCATACTAGTCCGAGCTCAACCGCTCACGAGCAAGGAGATCACAGGTGCACCTGGCTGACCTGCGCGGACGCTCCGTGGCCGTCTGGGGTACGGGTCGTGAGGGCGTGGCTGCCGTCACCGCCGTCGCCGCGCACGGCCCGGCGAGCCTGGTGGCCGTCGACGACCGGACGAACTTCCTGTCGCTGCCGTGGGAGGGGGCGGTCGCCCAGGCCGCGCCACTGGTGACCGGCGAGGAAGGGCTCGCCCGGCTGGTCGCGGCAGACGTGGTGATCCGTTCGCCCGGTGTGCCGCAGACCCACCCCTGGATGGCCGAACTGCGCCGACGTGGCATTCCCGTCACGCAGGGCACCGCCCTGTGGATGGCGGATCACGCGGCCCGCACCGTCGGCGTCACCGGCAGCAAGGGCAAGAGCACCACGTCGAGCCTGACCAGCCACCTGCTCAACGCGGTGGAGCGGCCGAACCTGTTCGGCGGCAACATCGGCGTACCGACGCTGGAGCTGCCGGAGGCGGACCTCTACGTGCTGGAACTGTCGAGTTACCAGTGCAGCGACCTCACCGAGTCCCCGCACGTCGCCGTGGTGACCGCCCTGTTCCCCGAACACCTGGACGCGCACGGCGGTGAGCGGGAGTACTACCGGGACAAGCTCAACCTGATCGCACACGACCCGGCGACCGTGGTGGTCAACGGCGCGGACCCGCGGCTGGCGGCGGAGTTGGGTGACCGTCCGGTCGTCCGGGCCGGTCTACCCGACACCACCCACGTCGACGTCGGCCCGGACGGGACGCCCTGGTTCCACCTGGGCGGCCAGCCGCTCTTCCCGCGCGCGGTGCTGCCGTTGGTCGGCCGGCACAACGAGAGCAACCTGTGCGTGGCACTGGCCGTGCTCGAGGCGCTCGACGTCGACGTCGTCGCACGCAAGGACACCCTTGCCGTGGCGATCGCCGAATTCCAGGGTCTGGCACACCGGCTCACCGAGATACCCGACCCGTCCGGCCTCACCTTCGTCGACGACACCCTCGCCACCAGCCCGTACGCGGCGATGCACGCCATCGACGCGTACGACGGTCGGCCCTTGACGGTGATCCTGGGCGGCAACGACCGAGGGGTGGACTACGGCCCGCTCCGCGACCACCTGGCCGAGCGGGATCTCACCGTCATCGGCATCCCGGACAGCGGCCCACGCATCATCCAGACGCTCGCCGGCCTGCCCGGGGTGCGCTGCGAGATCGTCGAGGACCTCACGGCGGCGGTACGCCAGGCGCGCAAGCTCACGCCGGCCGACGGTGTGGTGCTGCTGTCACCCGCCGCGCCCAGCTACGGTCGATACCGCAACTTCGAGCACCGCTCGGAGGCGTTCCTCGAGGCGATCGAGGAGACCGCGGTCCGCTGATCGGCGCTGCTTGAGGCGGGCGGGTCAGCCCCGGACACGGGGCGGCGCTGCCCCGTAGGTCCGGTACAGCCCGATCCCTATCAGCCGTGGCGTTCCTGAGCAATCGGTTATGGGTAGCTGAGCGTATACCGATATCCGACAGCTCGAATCGGGGTCGCGGCGGGATTGGCCCGAGACTTCCAAGAAGCGATAAGCGTCGGCCTCCTCAGTCGTGTCCATCGACCTGAAAGGTTGATGGTGACCACACCGGCGCCTATCTAACCTGACCCCGAAACGCATCGCAGATCATCATTGATCAATCGCTGCGAA
This window harbors:
- a CDS encoding PucR family transcriptional regulator; the encoded protein is MAAVFPTVREVLALDPVRHGAPRVVAGDAGLDRPVRWIHIAEVPDIATLLGGGELVLTTGIGLPGDDAGLRAFIGDLADVGVSGLVVELGRRYLSGVPRVMVAAAERRGLPLVELRRATPFVRITEAVHALIVDAQLTELRATEEIHQRFNDLSVEGADAAEVIRQAAELSGCPVVLENLSRQVLGYDPAGENAELLLDGWEQHSRRIRLTGRTAYDRDSGWLVTAVGARGQDWGRLLLRWPASGDEPSDDPPTRLTILIERAASTLALGRLIRRDAEGLERQIHRTLLTALLDHSRPVDEVALRAKALGVVLDRRHLVGVMVRHRSEDPVGENGPEAGQARLRDLSEAVGQALREAKLTALTSAVDDNSVGALLALTDPAAEDRALSAFATALRRVRLDSGATRATPGVEASRGVGAGAVIVAAGSGVATPREARRSLVEARQIAEAARRDRRDLPIFRLPHVGLAGLLHLLRDEPRLQTFVERELGALLEYDARHPREQLLDTLRAYLEQGRNKTAGAAAAHLSRPAFYERLARIARILDVDLDSVEASLSLHVALLALEAVRTP
- the argG gene encoding argininosuccinate synthase, with product MSKVLTSLPTGERVGIAFSGGLDTSVAVAWMRDKGAIPCAYTADIGQYDEPDIASVPGRALSYGAELGRLVDCRAALVEEGLAALTCGAFHIRSGGRAYFNTTPLGRAVTGTLLVRAMISDDVQIWGDGSTFKGNDIERFYRYGLLANPMLRIYKPWLDTAFVTELGGRKEMSEWLQERGLPYRDSTEKAYSTDANIWGATHEAKTLEHLDTGIETVNPIMGVRFWDPSVEIPTEDVTVGFDQGRPVTINGKEFGSAVDLVLEANAIGGRHGLGMSDQIENRIIEAKSRGIYEAPGMALLHYAYERLVNAIHNEDTLANYHNEGRRLGRLMYEGRWLDPQALMLRESLQRWVGTAVTGEVTLRLRRGEDYSILDTTGPAFSYHPDKLSMERTEDSAFGPSDRIGQLTMRNLDIADSRAKLEQYASLGMVGGGAAPQRVIGAAQAASTGLIGAMPEGGAEAIASRGVASAEDAALDRAAMEFGVD
- the murD gene encoding UDP-N-acetylmuramoyl-L-alanine--D-glutamate ligase; translation: MHLADLRGRSVAVWGTGREGVAAVTAVAAHGPASLVAVDDRTNFLSLPWEGAVAQAAPLVTGEEGLARLVAADVVIRSPGVPQTHPWMAELRRRGIPVTQGTALWMADHAARTVGVTGSKGKSTTSSLTSHLLNAVERPNLFGGNIGVPTLELPEADLYVLELSSYQCSDLTESPHVAVVTALFPEHLDAHGGEREYYRDKLNLIAHDPATVVVNGADPRLAAELGDRPVVRAGLPDTTHVDVGPDGTPWFHLGGQPLFPRAVLPLVGRHNESNLCVALAVLEALDVDVVARKDTLAVAIAEFQGLAHRLTEIPDPSGLTFVDDTLATSPYAAMHAIDAYDGRPLTVILGGNDRGVDYGPLRDHLAERDLTVIGIPDSGPRIIQTLAGLPGVRCEIVEDLTAAVRQARKLTPADGVVLLSPAAPSYGRYRNFEHRSEAFLEAIEETAVR